Part of the Lycium ferocissimum isolate CSIRO_LF1 chromosome 6, AGI_CSIRO_Lferr_CH_V1, whole genome shotgun sequence genome, ATGATCTTACCCTTGCATCGGAATTAAGGGGATTCAACAAGGAATAGAAATTATGAAGAAATGGTGAGAAGTAGCTCGGGAACACAACTCCTGCATAGTTCTGCAGATAGCTTTCAGCAGAACACCGTGACTCTGGGTCCAATTGAATCATATGAAGAATCATCTTCCGGATTCCTGAATCTGGAATCTACAATAAAGATATATGAATAAGCATTTATCAGAATAAATGCAAGAATTGACGAAGAGAACGCAAATAATTCTTAAGGAAACTTTTTTATTCATAACCTTAATCAACAATTAAGTCATGTTCCAGAATTCAACAGACTAAGGTGCTACAATAACACAAGAAATGTTTTAACAAGAAAAATGCTAAGCTAAGAAACTGGAAAgaagacaaaaacaaaaaagataccTTTTCCAGAAGTTGACTGGGATCGTGTTGTCCTCTGCGATAAGCAAGCAGTTGAGATAATTCAAATAATGGCTGACCCTCGAGGAAAAGCTCAGCAATAACACACCTGGTGCAATGTATATAATGTTCAAATACTCAAATCCTTATTACACAACAATGACATGTGTGTTTCTTACTTTTATGGGGGATTGATGTTCAACAACATCCCTTGCGTGTATGATATTCTTCCCTTCCTATTAGATACAAAACTATCACAAGCCAATATAAGGGTAATTAATCTCTTTATTAAACAAGAATACACCATTTCCTCAATAGTGATATGTTTGTTTTTCTTCATTCAGCAGGTCCCAACCAAATACGCCTTGGTATAAAAAACTCTCTCCAGTCTATTTTAACTGATTCCGTTTGGCTATTAATAAGATCAAGAAGAAAGATTCAATTGGTTATTGTAGTGTGCAGTTGGAACAATAAATCATACAATAGTCAATTTTCCTTCTTGATAAAGTAAAACACTTtcagtagtttttttttttgttcgatGTGAAATCATtacaaaaagttaaaaaaaggcAAACTCTTGAGCAAGCCATAACTTTCCTAAATCTTCCGATTGATGTACCTCATATCGAATAGCAATTAATCTCTTTGATTCTTATCAGTGGCCATCATGCTGACACCAGTGCTACCATGGTAAATGCCACAACACAAATAATGCTAGAGGGAGGACCACATAAAGAGTTGATATATAAACATTCTGGTAAAGTTCTAGTAGAAGTTTTAGTTCGGTACCTTAATAGTAAatttaaaaggagaaaaaaagaaacagtAAAGTTTTGAGAGGCCATCCAAAATAATGACTCAAGAAAAAATCTCACCCGACAGCAAAGATGTCCATAGATGGCTTCAAAGGAGCATCTTGTGCAACGTGCATCTCACCTCCATGCTCATAAAATCTCTGAAAATTAGTGCCATTTATGCAAAAATTACTTTGACATCATGGTGCATAAAACAACGTATCTATTAAAGAAGGGGAGATGGTGTTGGACAACAAGGATGCCTCTAGAAGAAACATGCAGTTTTTCATTTgtcatttttttcccctttcagCTAAGATACATGCAATTCTAGCATTGCTAATTCAAGCTTATTGATGTCTCCCAAAGTTCACTCTATGCCTACACTGAACAGCTCTCGAACACACTCATGACCAATAATTCCTTTTTCTTGTACACTTTGCACTAAGTTTCTACTAACAAAACTACTACTCGAAATCTCTTTACAGGTGTCCACTGAATATGAAGGTTAAGACTCGATTAGAATCACAAACAGACATATCTGACATAAGGCACAGTTTCTTCCATCCAAAGTGGGAAATAGTGAATAGGTCGCTGTGTTCGGACTGAAATTGGGCAGTGGAGCAAGTGGAAAACACCTCTGACTGCCCTCACCAGTCAAACATGCACAAGATATCTGTTTGACTTTGTTCAAAATTAGAAACTGGTGGAACTCACAGATATCAATGTACTTGATAATAGTACTTCAACTAAGCAAATTTAAATTCTGTTATGTGTAGCGTTCACTACTCGCAACAATCATAACTACAGAAGAGAGACTTAAGAATTCGAAATGCCGATGTGTAACTTGTTTGCATTAAATCACAATTTTTTCTGCCAACAAATAATTTGTAATAAAAAAGTAGTTAGTTTTACtcataataaacaacaaaagGAAACAACTTATTCAAACCTCAGGTGCAAGATAGCATCGCCTTCGTCCACCGGTATCAAAGAAGAACGAGAAATCAGAAGGATCATCATGTGGAATATAAGTGGGTTTGAACGATGCAAAGTCCGCAAGATAAAGCCAGTTCCAAGATGTGACCAGCACATTCTCACACTTAATATCACCTGCAACCGAGTTCATGCCAGtctttaaaaagagaaaaaataaaggcCTGACCAAATTATAGGTTTTCCACCTCGCAAGtcatttattatttcatatCATGAGTCATCTCACCATGACACACTCCATGTTCATGACTCTGCTTCACTGCATAAAGCAACTGCAAAAGTAGCAGTACATGATATGACTATTTGCAACTTGATCAACCAGAACTATAACAATGGATGACAGTAGAAGAAATACTACCTGGAAAGCAAGCCATTTCTTCTCAACAAGACAGAGGAAAGGTCGAGTACTAAGACGATCATGAAGATTGTTAAAGAAGTATTGTCTCAACAAATAAGCAGCTTTATCTGTTTCAAGCCAGAACTGCAACATTTGACGTGAAGCAAAGACTTAGTATTTAGATTCCTGTTAAACTAATATGCTGCTGATATAAGATCTTATGTCCACCTGCCAACATATTTTCAAAGTTCTCcccagaaagaaaaaaaagcaaatTCAAAGTCAATGTAGGTAAAACATTAGTGAAGAGTCTGCCAATTTTACTTTGTCTCAACAACTAAGCAGCTTTATCTatttcaagccaacaacaacagcaGCAGCATACCCAGTGCAGTCCCACAAGTGGATTccggggagggtaggatgtaagcagaccttacccctacctttgtggggtagagaggctgtttccgatagaccatccgatggaaagaaaagaaaaggatttgaAGCATAGTATCCAGAAAAATATGCCAACAAAATAGCAATATAAAGCAAATGAAGCAACAAATAGCAATACACCCTACCTTTGTGAAGGGTAAGAGAGCCAACATATTTTCAAAGCTGTTTCCAATAGACCATCcgatggaaagaaaagaaaaggatttgaAGTTTCCGATAGTATCCAGAAAAATATGCATAGTATCCagaacaaaataacaaaaatataaagCAAATGAAGCAAAAATAGCAATACACATTGAAGAAAAGATATAAGATCTTATGTCCACCTGCCAACATATTTTCAAAGTTCTCcccagaaagaaaaaaacaaattcaAACTAGGTAAAACATTAGTGAAACTACTAATAAGCAGGCCAACAACAACAGATAGTATTAGTAAAACACattgaagaaaagaaactaCAAAAATATGCAAAATAGATTACAAATGAAGCAACAAATAGCAATACACattgaagaaaagaaactaCGCGTTTACTAACTAATACTACTAATAAGGAAGATTAGTAATACACattgaagaaaagaaactaCACAATCACTAATTAAAACTACTGAAGAAAAGAAACTACGCGATTACTAACTCCACACCTTCCTATCCTCCACACCTTCCTATCTGTTTCAAGCCAGAACTGCAATATTTTTACATCAAGCAAAGACTCAATATTTAGATTCCTGCAAAACTAATATCTTGGAAATTTTTCAAGAATATAcagcccaacataaaatattacgccATGTAGCctaatatacaatattatacatgcggaaaagcattatacataatgtatgaaacttgtataaaaggtgtttatacacaattATGAGCTAAACagggtaacaaactcaaaatatgacCTACTGCGTGTAAATATAGCgtaattttatcaaaaaaaagtcaaatttaAAGTCAATCAAGCAAAAATTAAGTAAAAAAGTCAGCCAATTTCACTTAACCTGGAAAGGCCAAACATGTGGATGATCTAATGAGGTAAATATATCACGAATTTTCGCAACACGATGTCCGTACTCCGTTTTTACCATCTTATTCCCCATTTTATATTCTCCTTttttgatgacttttgaaacttgaaaacaaatactacttttttttttcttttcaaatttcacaattcTTATATCCAAACGCATCCTGTTAAACTAATACAGTACACCACATGCCAAGTTTAGCCAAACAttgtattcatcaaaacaatataccaatacaatacaatacaatacagtataaacaaaaatcaaatgagtaaatcagacaaaaattaaatgaaaagtCGGTAAATTTTACTTGAAACAAAACAATACAGTACGATATAATACGATACATTATGTAACAACCAATCAAATTGAAAGTAAATCAGGCAAAAATTAAGTAAAAAGTCATCAAATTTTACTAAACCTGGAAAGGCCAAACATGTGGATGATCAAGCGAGGTAAATATATCACGAATTTTCGCTAAACGATGTTCGTACTCCCTTAAATCAATGAAATCACCTCTTTTAAAATAAACCTTAACAAGCACAAGTCCTTCATCATGTTTACACAAAATTGATTTCAAAAAACGACCTCGTCCTAATACTTCTTTCAGCACTAAATTATATGATGAAGGCAAATCGTGTAGGTAATACTCCATCGCTGATGCTTGTGTCGTTTTTGCAATCTTATTCCCCATTTTTGAGATGATTTTAGCACTCACTGTTTTAGAAACTTCTAGAAGCTCACAAGCTCTAAGGATCCACCGGAAAGTGTGGAGGCGAACACGAAGATGGAGTAAAAATTTGGGGTTGCGTGTCGCCGGAGTTCATCTGAGAGCAAAATAAGGACGAATTTAGATATTCGTGCGAAAAGACGAAAATATCCATATCTTTATTTTGCTGTCAGGCTTATTTTAGAAGATTACGAAATTAAAATTAGTAGTAGTCGAGGTCATTGCTTTATTTACTCTGCTTTTTTTGGTTCAATTACGTATTATTTTTGTCAttacattgttttttttttttcttgttattttcaGTGATGCGAATTGGTTTGGATCGATTTTtgcttaaaattaaaataaaatcgatttagtcggtttttaaattattaaaattaaactaaaactaAATATTATATGTATTTATCCGTTTGATTTGGTTGTTAGATTTGTaatcatatactccctctgtcccataataagtgttaccttagccaaaaacacgcatattaagaaaccaattatgaagtgtaaagtttatcaaattactcttatgtaaaaaaaatattttttctttttgatgatTAGAGCACGTACGAGTAGTTCatcttttgacattgggaattCAACCATCATCATTTGCCATTTCTTGTCCAAGGGCAAAGATGGAAAAAActaatcaatatatatattggtatcacaggtgacacttattatgggataaaAAATTGATTAAGGTGACATttattatgagacggagggagtatataacttttttttgcatactattatttcttgaCATTATACAAACAAATAAAGtgagattttttaaaaaagtttaggTAAATGTAACATGATTTCATTAAAATATACTCAAAACATGGCAAATATATTAAACTATGCAATCTCTTAATTAGAATTGGAGCTTCCAATGTCAATGTACATGATAATTCTCAGCACCAGATTGGAGCTTCCATTTGCTGATGCTTGTGTCGCTTTTGCAATATTATTCCCCCCGGTGAAATGACAGAAATATtcatatctttaattttattttagaaaattaaaaatggAAACACTGCTAACCTATTAAACATAAATCTCATTTGTTGAGTGGAATTTATCATTTGGTACTATAAACCCCGAATAGTTGGTAGATGGGGTAGGAGCTAagttatttatgtattaaatCTTGTATAAGTAATGTAACATGTTTGGTAGcatttttttattatgtataaaatttaatGTACCTAATACATGTTTGGTTTCTAATTTAAAATCCAcataactaatatatatatattactattatatataagagggaatgtgaggacttttgtagtcctcacaataatttcccaattttttaaaaactttttattaattacttttatgtcctaattttatttatttaagtcaattttttttattttttgtttttaaagtctacttttcaaaattttatcgAGCACGGGACTTTTttagtccttacaataattttcaaattttttttaaaactttttaattaattacttttaggtcctaatcttatttatttatgtcaatttttttgttttttgttttttaaagtctacttttcaaaatcGATTAACcacctacctcatttttcacgttctttgattttcgattggtgctcgatatccgcatttgagcccaattaatccagataattcgcTCGCATCGCGCTTTGTTATtcggggagcgcttcctccaaagatttttttccatatccatgttcgaactcCTAATCCTCGATTAAGGAAGGGGCGCATCCGTACAGcacacaagttaaattatgtatttgtcttaaaagttcattaactatgtatagatgatttatttagaactaaataactttagaaaattaggatacataagttataatgtcaaattctggttccaaatttgatttgaattaaataatttcatcaaaatggaagttaaaatattaaaggagtggaatgaaaattttgcttttatataactatcCACTTTAGGACTACTgatgggtatatggttgttgttgttgttgttatacacttatactaacacaaattatattctttagttaaaatatacgcttttatatcttgagtttggccAACTtgctcacataactagtatatatatatatatatatatatatatatatattgaaaaaacatgaatatcaaaatttgaaatgttGAACAAATTcctttaaaagtgaaaatacttattttaaagAGTTGAGGTACTCCGCAAAGCTTTTTAGCCTTTTTAGGATAGAAAAAAGTGTTATCAAGTAGCagcaaaagttatttttcaaaagttaaaaaaggTAACTTCTCCCTAAAACACATTTAAAAACACAAATTGCTACTCTTACTATTGACGAAAGTGTTATTCAAATTGattaatcaaacacaaactaatattttttaaatgcaCTTTTGATGAAACAAAAGCACTTTcaaaataagtatatttttcgtagcttggccaaacagactACTAGTCGTCAAAATCACATTTTGCTcctcgttaaaaaaaaaaaatttggcctCAAGAATTCAAACCACACATTTAGATCAATTGCAGTCCAAGAAAATTGAATATGAAATGATAAAAGCGGAAAACATCCAAACACTGTACTACAAAGGTTGAAGAAGCTATAGAAGAatgaaaagaacaagaaaaacctAAACCAATGCTCTAAGGCAAAAGCTTATGGCTTACCTTCAAATtatattgaaagattatgttaTGAAGCTTAACAAAAACATATTATAACTCGCCTCACTCCacacagagaacaatataatCATTTCCTTTCACAGAAACATCACAAAAACAACATGAATTTACAAccaaatacatgagattttcAAGAATTCCTATCAGTAAAACTTTGAAACATTAATACTCATTAAAATTGTCACCTAAGTAAAAGAAACGCCGAATCCCGAtatctcaagatctacaacatgCTTTCTTTTCTGGGATAACTTGTCCAGGACCAGGTACAAGAATCTTCTTCCCAGCTAAAGATGCCGGGTTCCCGTTGGACTGATTCTCATCTGCAGCAAGATTCTTCTTGTTTACGATGTTGAATATCTCTGTCAACACAGTCGAGAATGCATCCTCCACATTTGTCGCTTCCAATgcagaagtctctaagaagaATAATCCTTCCTTCTGGGCAAATTCTTTAGCATCCTCGGTAGGGACAGCTCGTTGGTCTTCGAGATCTGTTTTGTTTCCGATCAGAATGATCACGATATTCCTATCGGCATGTGCACGCAACTCTTCCAGCCACCGGGGTATGTGATCAAATGTTTGGCGTTTCGTTATGTCATAAACCAACATAGCTCCCACAGCTCCTCTGTAGTATGCACTTGTGACAGCTCTATATCTAAAAATGACAAGGAAATGATGAAATCAGTTACAAAATTGTTAAGTTTCTACTTCATTTATCGAGTCTAAAAGCAGTCTTAGACAAGGAAAAGTGTTAAATTTGGAAATAAAGCTAATCAAATCCCTATTGCAATATCAGTCCGACGGGAACATCAACACTTGGCAACAGGTATTTATAAAAGCTGGTGAGAATCCAGAAGGGCATACTTAAGTACTAAACACCAATAGACCACTTGGCAGTGCTACTAACTCCAACAGACTATTTGGCAGTGCACTTGTATAATAGTAATTTGATAGTAGCATAGTAATTCGAATAAATACGGCATATGATcgataacaacataatatattgCACATTAAGAAGTAGGAAGCAACTAGCAGCCAGAAAAGCCATATTTTATCCCAATCTCAAGTGGCATTGATGTTTTAGAATGTTCCCATTC contains:
- the LOC132060430 gene encoding ras-related protein Rab11D isoform X1 — translated: MASSGYGDASQKVDYVFKVVLIGDSAVGKSQILARFSRNEFSLDSKATIGVEFQTRTLVIQHKSVKAQIWDTAGQERYRAVTSAYYRGAVGAMLVYDITKRQTFDHIPRWLEELRAHADRNIVIILIGNKTDLEDQRAVPTEDAKEFAQKEGLFFLETSALEATNVEDAFSTVLTEIFNIVNKKNLAADENQSNGNPASLAGKKILVPGPGQVIPEKKACCRS
- the LOC132060430 gene encoding ras-related protein Rab11D isoform X2; the protein is MASSGYGDASQKIDYVFKVVLIGDSAVGKSQILARFSRNEFSLDSKATIGVEFQTRTLVIQHKSVKAQIWDTAGQERYRAVTSAYYRGAVGAMLVYDITKRQTFDHIPRWLEELRAHADRNIVIILIGNKTDLEDQRAVPTEDAKEFAQKEGLFFLETSALEATNVEDAFSTVLTEIFNIVNKKNLAADENQSNGNPASLAGKKILVPGPGQVIPEKKACCRS